A portion of the Stigmatella aurantiaca DW4/3-1 genome contains these proteins:
- a CDS encoding GYD domain-containing protein, whose translation MPQYAILSKYKSSTDIRSLPQRAQAVKEKTLRELPHLKCTLKLAFHGGPYDALDVVETEDEREAQRAAEIISEHGDCTTELLPVTHWQDFVRTTHRITTALR comes from the coding sequence ATGCCTCAATATGCCATCCTGTCGAAATACAAGAGTTCCACGGACATTCGCTCGCTGCCTCAGCGCGCACAGGCAGTGAAGGAGAAGACCCTCCGGGAGCTTCCCCATCTCAAGTGCACCCTCAAGCTCGCATTCCATGGGGGCCCGTACGATGCCCTCGATGTCGTCGAGACGGAGGATGAGAGGGAGGCCCAGCGCGCCGCGGAAATCATCAGCGAGCACGGCGATTGCACGACGGAACTCCTGCCAGTGACCCACTGGCAAGACTTCGTGAGGACGACCCACCGGATCACGACGGCGCTCCGTTAG